In one Lentimicrobium sp. L6 genomic region, the following are encoded:
- a CDS encoding transposase, whose protein sequence is MSQSLSCIFVHMVFHVKNNFIKITPEEDEELYAYMGSIIKDNISIPIIINGVPDHVHILCILSKNMALAKLFEEVKIHSSRWIKTKHEHYKNFKWQGGHGAFSVSPSAINNTKNYILNQKEHHKKVDFKTEYLELLDEYEIGYDEQFLWED, encoded by the coding sequence ATGTCGCAATCACTCTCTTGTATTTTTGTTCATATGGTATTCCATGTAAAAAACAACTTCATAAAAATCACACCTGAAGAAGATGAAGAGCTATATGCGTATATGGGTTCGATAATAAAAGACAACATATCAATCCCAATCATCATAAATGGGGTTCCAGACCATGTGCATATCCTTTGCATCTTATCGAAAAACATGGCATTAGCAAAACTATTTGAAGAAGTAAAGATACACAGCAGTAGATGGATAAAAACCAAACATGAACACTATAAAAACTTCAAATGGCAAGGTGGGCATGGTGCTTTTTCCGTAAGTCCATCAGCAATTAATAACACCAAAAACTATATCTTAAACCAAAAAGAACATCATAAAAAGGTTGATTTTAAAACAGAGTATCTTGAGCTACTTGACGAGTATGAAATAGG
- the meaB gene encoding methylmalonyl Co-A mutase-associated GTPase MeaB: MDSQVHNKSALHVQAGIEKPATVNPRFARGKRKKLTEQPASWFLEGIRKGDRSILSRAITLIESNLPAHRKLAQEIIELCLPYSGKSFRIGITGVPGVGKSTFIEAFGMHVTQDLDKKLAVLAIDPSSQRTKGSILGDKTRMEKLTNDINAFIRPSPSAGSLGGVAQKTRESIILCEAAGYEIILVETVGVGQSETAVHGMVDFFLLLMLSGAGDELQGIKRGIMEMADAILINKADGDNKNRAELARRQYANALHLFPPTESGWIPKTQTCSAYTGDGISDVWTIMDSYINETRINGYFDHKRKEQKNYILQASIENNLKQNFYNNEEVKKLFKSIEERILSDEISAYKGADKLLETYFKNIDFG, encoded by the coding sequence ATGGATTCACAAGTACACAATAAATCAGCACTCCATGTGCAAGCTGGTATTGAGAAACCAGCAACAGTAAATCCTCGTTTTGCCAGAGGAAAAAGAAAGAAACTTACTGAGCAGCCTGCCTCTTGGTTTTTAGAAGGAATCAGGAAAGGTGATAGAAGTATTTTAAGCCGTGCTATTACCTTGATAGAAAGTAATTTGCCAGCGCATCGTAAATTGGCTCAGGAGATTATAGAATTATGTTTGCCTTACTCTGGGAAGTCTTTCCGAATAGGAATTACCGGAGTTCCAGGCGTTGGAAAGTCTACATTTATTGAGGCTTTCGGTATGCATGTTACACAGGATCTGGATAAAAAGTTAGCCGTTTTGGCCATCGACCCCAGTAGTCAAAGAACTAAAGGTTCTATTTTGGGTGATAAAACCAGAATGGAAAAGCTCACCAATGATATTAATGCTTTTATTAGGCCATCCCCATCAGCAGGTTCGCTTGGAGGAGTCGCTCAAAAAACACGCGAGAGTATTATTTTATGTGAAGCCGCTGGATATGAAATTATTTTGGTGGAAACAGTGGGAGTGGGTCAAAGTGAGACAGCCGTTCATGGTATGGTCGACTTTTTTCTATTGCTGATGTTGTCAGGCGCTGGCGATGAGTTACAAGGGATTAAAAGAGGAATCATGGAAATGGCCGATGCCATCCTCATCAATAAGGCAGATGGTGATAATAAAAATAGAGCCGAACTCGCTCGTCGTCAATACGCCAATGCCCTTCATCTTTTCCCACCTACAGAATCGGGTTGGATACCTAAAACTCAGACTTGTTCCGCATATACCGGCGATGGTATTAGCGATGTTTGGACCATCATGGATAGCTATATTAATGAGACCAGAATAAATGGATATTTTGATCATAAGCGTAAAGAGCAAAAAAATTATATCTTGCAGGCTAGTATTGAGAATAACTTAAAACAAAATTTCTATAATAATGAAGAAGTGAAAAAGCTCTTTAAATCTATAGAAGAACGTATTTTAAGTGATGAAATTTCTGCCTATAAAGGAGCAGATAAATTATTGGAAACCTATTTTAAAAACATAGATTTTGGCTAA
- a CDS encoding exosortase/archaeosortase family protein, with translation MAKDKIELKKEEKKIKAQEKAEKQKRSEAFERLKPLLYSFALWGALMGIVYIPFVYDFIMSFLVDFVVDSTVALGSVLFIPIETSGSPLITVAGYTMKVIFECTAYNFYLFAIALVVFGKWSLKDKFLNLIIFVVSIFFLNAARFIIMGYVGKAWPHLFHQIHDYVWTIVFGLVVFILYIWRNDRSIES, from the coding sequence TTGGCTAAAGATAAGATTGAACTAAAAAAGGAAGAGAAGAAAATAAAAGCTCAAGAGAAGGCTGAAAAGCAAAAAAGAAGCGAAGCCTTTGAGCGATTAAAACCACTATTGTATTCCTTTGCTTTGTGGGGTGCTTTAATGGGAATAGTCTATATTCCTTTTGTTTACGATTTTATAATGAGTTTTTTAGTTGATTTTGTGGTTGATTCTACTGTAGCTTTAGGCAGCGTTTTGTTTATTCCCATTGAAACTTCCGGTAGTCCTTTAATAACAGTGGCAGGTTATACCATGAAAGTGATTTTTGAATGTACGGCCTATAATTTTTATCTCTTTGCCATAGCGTTAGTGGTTTTCGGAAAATGGTCACTTAAAGATAAGTTTCTGAATCTTATCATCTTTGTGGTCAGTATTTTCTTTTTAAATGCAGCCCGATTCATCATCATGGGCTATGTTGGAAAAGCTTGGCCTCATTTGTTTCACCAAATACATGATTATGTTTGGACCATCGTTTTTGGATTGGTGGTCTTCATTCTTTATATTTGGCGTAACGATAGAAGTATAGAATCATGA
- a CDS encoding redoxin domain-containing protein codes for MKTFHTIIKQILLLQILLWAPVLSAQLPSVNIYSLEGRMVNASSLNNDSMPMVVVFFKTYEQKCCQQLVSICEKKEQAFSDKGIKVIGICLDCNGDMARIKPFVYGHDLQIDVYVDKNGDLRRDMGINAFPYTIIYDHNKELICKYAGYCANSDDLIGDKLTECLKKIHSNK; via the coding sequence ATGAAAACGTTTCACACAATAATCAAGCAGATCTTGCTTCTGCAGATTTTGCTATGGGCCCCAGTTTTATCTGCCCAGCTTCCCTCAGTCAATATTTATTCCTTAGAAGGCCGCATGGTTAATGCGAGTAGTCTCAATAATGATAGCATGCCCATGGTTGTGGTATTCTTTAAAACCTATGAACAAAAATGTTGTCAACAGCTGGTTTCTATTTGTGAAAAGAAAGAGCAAGCCTTTTCTGATAAAGGCATCAAAGTGATTGGAATCTGTCTAGATTGCAATGGTGATATGGCTCGAATAAAGCCTTTTGTTTATGGTCATGATCTGCAAATAGATGTGTATGTAGATAAAAATGGTGATTTAAGGCGTGATATGGGAATTAATGCATTTCCCTACACCATTATTTACGATCACAATAAGGAACTGATATGTAAATATGCTGGTTACTGTGCCAATAGTGATGATTTGATTGGTGATAAACTCACGGAATGCCTAAAAAAAATCCATTCAAATAAATGA
- a CDS encoding YciI family protein, with translation MKKTIKTLLILSITTLFTACQPNVEINTNTLDKVDLTFDSIKAIEYGADDYGMKKYVMAFLKRGTNQSLSKDSSNALQMAHMQNIDLMAEQGRLVLAGPFFGDQDLRGIYIFNVESIEEAKELTNTDPAIEAGVLQMELMEWYGSAALMGVNDVHNSLTKKSFTD, from the coding sequence ATGAAAAAAACAATCAAGACTTTGCTAATATTATCCATTACTACCTTATTTACTGCATGTCAGCCTAATGTGGAGATCAATACGAATACATTGGACAAAGTAGATTTGACTTTTGATTCTATTAAAGCCATAGAATATGGGGCCGATGATTATGGAATGAAAAAATATGTGATGGCATTTTTAAAAAGAGGAACAAACCAAAGTCTTTCTAAAGATAGTTCCAATGCTTTACAGATGGCGCATATGCAAAATATAGATTTAATGGCGGAACAAGGAAGATTAGTTTTAGCTGGACCGTTTTTTGGTGATCAAGATTTAAGAGGAATCTATATTTTTAATGTGGAAAGTATAGAGGAAGCCAAAGAACTCACCAATACCGACCCTGCCATTGAGGCTGGAGTATTACAAATGGAATTGATGGAATGGTATGGTTCTGCTGCATTAATGGGTGTTAATGATGTGCACAATTCCTTGACAAAGAAATCTTTTACTGACTAG
- a CDS encoding carboxylesterase codes for MKKALIVIVALALLFFMGPKVEQPSVDGKVPEEFEEVDLGLLNEQISNSEKNTDFIKPDNESRIIFADSIPEKTEFVLLYIHGFSASPHEGYPLNEDFAQRYHMNAYFPRLHEHGLETPHNLLDMTPDKLIESSKDALKVARQLGDKVILMSTSTGGTLSLILAADNPDIAGVILYSPNIEMAEDMTKMLTFPWGLQIGKLAQGEMIEYPDDPPLVSKYWQSTYRVEAVAYLQSLVENTMTIRTFEKVTQPIFLGYYFKDAEHQDGTVKVSAMLDMYEHLGTPENQKIKYAFTEVGVHPLASDIKSKDIASVKRETFKFAEEILQINPN; via the coding sequence ATGAAAAAAGCATTAATTGTAATTGTGGCTTTAGCTTTGTTGTTTTTTATGGGACCCAAAGTTGAACAACCAAGTGTAGATGGCAAAGTTCCTGAAGAGTTTGAGGAAGTTGATCTTGGATTATTAAATGAACAGATATCTAATTCTGAAAAAAATACTGATTTTATAAAACCTGATAATGAAAGTCGAATCATTTTTGCAGATTCTATTCCTGAAAAAACAGAATTTGTTCTTTTATATATCCATGGTTTTTCGGCTAGTCCCCATGAAGGTTATCCCTTAAATGAAGATTTTGCTCAGCGATATCATATGAATGCTTATTTCCCTCGTCTGCATGAGCATGGACTAGAAACTCCTCATAATTTATTGGATATGACACCAGATAAGCTTATTGAATCTTCAAAAGATGCACTCAAAGTAGCTCGTCAACTGGGTGATAAGGTGATATTAATGAGTACCTCAACTGGAGGGACCTTGTCTCTAATTTTGGCAGCTGATAATCCAGATATTGCGGGAGTTATTCTCTATTCACCGAATATTGAAATGGCGGAGGACATGACTAAAATGCTCACTTTCCCCTGGGGATTACAAATTGGGAAACTGGCTCAAGGTGAAATGATTGAATATCCTGATGATCCTCCTCTTGTTAGTAAATATTGGCAGTCGACTTATAGAGTGGAAGCAGTGGCCTATCTTCAAAGTTTGGTTGAAAATACAATGACTATTCGAACTTTTGAAAAGGTAACACAGCCCATATTTTTGGGATATTATTTTAAAGATGCAGAACATCAAGATGGTACTGTAAAAGTGAGTGCTATGCTCGATATGTATGAGCATTTGGGGACCCCTGAAAATCAGAAAATAAAGTATGCTTTTACAGAAGTAGGAGTACATCCTTTGGCAAGTGATATAAAATCAAAAGATATTGCCTCGGTGAAGCGTGAAACTTTTAAATTTGCAGAAGAGATATTACAGATCAACCCAAATTAA
- the deoD gene encoding purine-nucleoside phosphorylase, protein MSIHINAKPGDIAESILLPGDPLRAKFIAENFLEDAVLYNEVRGMLGYTGYYKGKRVSVQGTGMGLPSISIYLNELMQEYGVQKLMRIGTCGAIHPDIKLKDVVLGQASSTDNGMNTHRFGGMHFAPIADFGLLNQAYNYAKSKGIDVKVGNILASDTFYNDDYGVDPYQKWRDFGVMVVEMESAALYTLAAKYGRKALTLLTVSDSLVTGEKCSAEERQLTFTEMMEIALEIA, encoded by the coding sequence ATGAGTATACATATAAACGCCAAACCTGGCGATATTGCTGAATCTATTTTATTACCGGGCGATCCTTTGAGGGCAAAGTTTATTGCTGAGAATTTTTTAGAGGATGCCGTTCTTTATAATGAAGTGAGAGGAATGTTAGGTTATACAGGTTATTATAAAGGTAAACGAGTTTCTGTTCAGGGAACCGGAATGGGTTTACCTTCTATTTCCATTTATCTTAACGAGCTGATGCAGGAATATGGTGTTCAGAAGTTAATGCGTATTGGTACTTGTGGTGCCATTCACCCAGATATCAAACTTAAAGATGTGGTTTTAGGCCAAGCTTCTTCAACCGATAATGGTATGAATACCCATCGTTTTGGGGGAATGCATTTTGCACCAATAGCTGATTTTGGTTTACTCAACCAAGCTTATAATTATGCTAAAAGTAAAGGTATAGATGTGAAAGTGGGTAATATTTTGGCTTCAGATACTTTTTATAATGACGATTATGGAGTAGATCCCTATCAAAAATGGAGAGATTTTGGAGTAATGGTGGTAGAAATGGAATCTGCTGCCCTTTATACTTTAGCAGCAAAGTATGGCAGAAAAGCCTTAACCTTGCTAACGGTGAGTGATAGCTTGGTGACAGGAGAAAAATGTTCAGCTGAAGAACGACAATTGACTTTCACAGAAATGATGGAAATTGCATTAGAAATCGCATAA
- a CDS encoding SDR family NAD(P)-dependent oxidoreductase yields MNKTALISGATAGIGEACAIEFAKNCYNLILTGRRIERLDAIKSKLEKEYHISVLTLNFDIRDQKQVEKAIASIPNDFREIDVLVNNAGLAAGINPIDKGVLSDWEQMIDTNIKGLLYLSKEIIPLFKARGKGHIINIGSIAGKMAYPNGNVYCATKSAVNALTEGMRIDLLPYGIKVTQVAPGAVETEFSMVRLKTDAETASKVYSGYQPLAAEDIANVVYYTASLPPHVNINDVLVMPSAQANAYMYHKK; encoded by the coding sequence ATGAATAAAACTGCATTAATTAGTGGAGCTACCGCCGGAATCGGAGAAGCTTGCGCTATAGAATTCGCTAAAAACTGTTATAACCTAATTCTTACGGGAAGAAGGATAGAAAGACTGGACGCCATCAAATCTAAGCTTGAAAAAGAGTATCATATTTCTGTATTAACTCTTAATTTTGACATTCGTGACCAAAAACAAGTGGAAAAAGCAATTGCCAGTATTCCAAATGATTTTAGAGAAATTGATGTGTTAGTAAATAATGCAGGATTAGCAGCGGGTATTAATCCAATTGATAAAGGAGTACTTTCCGATTGGGAGCAAATGATTGATACCAATATTAAAGGATTGCTCTATTTAAGTAAAGAAATTATTCCATTGTTTAAAGCCAGAGGAAAAGGCCATATCATTAACATTGGCTCCATAGCTGGAAAAATGGCTTACCCCAATGGGAATGTATATTGTGCCACCAAATCAGCAGTGAATGCTCTAACTGAAGGCATGAGGATCGATTTGTTACCCTATGGTATAAAGGTTACTCAAGTAGCTCCAGGGGCTGTAGAAACGGAATTTAGCATGGTGAGGTTGAAAACTGATGCTGAAACCGCTAGCAAAGTTTATAGTGGCTATCAACCCTTAGCGGCAGAGGATATAGCTAATGTTGTTTATTATACTGCGAGTTTACCCCCTCATGTGAATATAAATGATGTGCTAGTGATGCCATCAGCACAAGCTAATGCCTATATGTATCACAAAAAATAA
- a CDS encoding response regulator yields MENQRETYDWSDKTVLIAEDVDDNFLFLKTFLRKTKINVLWAKDGKEAIEFCQKDDNIDIVLMDIRMPFIDGYEATRKIKEFKPDLPIIAQTAYALNSDYQKVFDAGCDEYITKPILGKILFQKMEKFIKK; encoded by the coding sequence ATGGAAAACCAAAGAGAAACCTATGATTGGTCAGATAAAACAGTTTTAATAGCTGAGGATGTTGACGATAATTTTTTATTTTTAAAAACGTTTTTGCGTAAGACAAAAATTAATGTGCTTTGGGCAAAGGATGGCAAGGAGGCTATTGAGTTTTGTCAGAAGGATGATAATATAGATATAGTACTGATGGATATTCGAATGCCATTTATTGATGGCTATGAAGCCACTCGGAAAATTAAAGAATTCAAACCCGACCTGCCAATTATAGCACAAACGGCTTATGCTTTAAATTCAGACTACCAGAAGGTTTTTGATGCGGGTTGCGATGAATATATCACAAAACCCATTTTAGGAAAGATTTTGTTTCAGAAGATGGAGAAGTTTATTAAAAAATAG
- the holA gene encoding DNA polymerase III subunit delta, producing MPELQYDDILRDLQNKIYYPVYLLSGEEAFFIDSITSFIEENVLDAMEREFNQTVVYGLDTNVSSLINLVRSYPMSANHQVVIVKEAQNLKGLNELEAYFKNPSDSTILVLAYKHKDFDKRTTVYKAIKKQGVTYHSKKLWENKIPSWIQSYIEKNSFKIKPAESALLAEYLGNDLSKITNELKKLTISLKKGDLITPDVIEENTGISKEYNVFALQNAIAEKDILQCNKIVQYFIGDEKNHSIHGVIPVLHSFFYKSLVLFQLPNKSDSKGVASRLGIHPGLVFRYQQCARNYQPMKLFAIIGYLKDADLKAKGVGATGNLSSGEILRELIFKILH from the coding sequence ATGCCAGAACTCCAATACGACGACATCCTCAGAGATCTACAAAACAAGATTTACTATCCTGTGTATTTATTATCAGGAGAGGAGGCCTTTTTTATAGATTCCATCACGAGCTTTATTGAAGAGAATGTGTTGGATGCCATGGAGCGGGAGTTCAATCAAACAGTGGTTTATGGACTAGATACCAATGTGAGCTCTTTGATTAATTTGGTAAGAAGCTATCCCATGTCAGCGAATCATCAAGTAGTGATAGTGAAAGAAGCTCAAAACTTAAAAGGATTAAACGAGCTGGAAGCTTACTTTAAAAACCCTTCAGACTCAACAATTTTAGTTTTAGCATATAAACATAAGGATTTCGACAAGAGAACCACAGTGTACAAAGCCATTAAGAAACAAGGAGTCACTTACCATTCCAAAAAGCTTTGGGAGAACAAAATCCCAAGCTGGATTCAAAGTTATATTGAAAAAAATTCATTTAAAATTAAACCGGCTGAAAGTGCTTTACTGGCAGAATACCTTGGTAATGATTTGAGCAAAATAACCAATGAACTCAAAAAACTGACCATAAGCCTTAAAAAAGGTGATTTGATTACTCCTGATGTGATTGAAGAAAACACCGGAATCAGTAAAGAGTATAATGTATTTGCATTGCAGAATGCTATTGCAGAAAAGGATATTCTCCAATGTAATAAAATAGTACAGTATTTCATAGGTGATGAGAAAAACCATTCCATTCATGGAGTTATTCCTGTACTTCATAGTTTCTTTTATAAGTCGCTTGTTTTATTCCAACTTCCCAACAAAAGTGACTCAAAAGGTGTCGCTTCAAGGTTAGGTATTCACCCAGGATTAGTTTTTCGCTATCAGCAATGTGCTAGGAACTACCAACCCATGAAACTTTTTGCCATCATTGGTTATTTAAAAGATGCCGATTTAAAGGCAAAGGGTGTGGGAGCCACTGGAAATCTAAGCAGTGGTGAAATATTGCGTGAGTTGATATTTAAGATTTTACATTAA
- a CDS encoding AMP nucleosidase, with the protein MKTKKQIVSNWLVRYTGIQLKDFGKYILLTNFQNYVDLFAERHGVEPTSRDLAMPSATAEDITIINFSMGSPNAATIMDLISAVEPKACLFLGKCGGLKKKNKLGDFILPIAAIRGDGTSNDYMPPEVPALPAFSLQRAISSIIRSRGFDYWTGTVYTTNRRVWEHDNEFKDYLRETRAMAIEMETATIFTVGFHNEIPTGALLLISDQPMIADGVKTSKSDKLITENFAEKHLEIGIAALMEIKHNRTAVKHLRFDI; encoded by the coding sequence ATGAAAACCAAAAAACAAATTGTCAGTAACTGGTTGGTAAGATATACCGGAATACAGCTGAAAGACTTTGGTAAGTATATCCTGCTCACTAATTTTCAAAATTATGTAGATTTATTTGCTGAAAGACACGGAGTTGAGCCTACAAGTAGAGATTTAGCCATGCCCTCGGCCACCGCTGAGGACATCACCATCATTAACTTTAGTATGGGAAGTCCAAATGCAGCTACCATTATGGATTTAATTAGTGCAGTGGAACCTAAAGCTTGTTTGTTTTTAGGTAAATGTGGGGGCCTAAAGAAGAAAAATAAATTAGGGGATTTCATTTTACCTATTGCCGCTATTAGAGGAGACGGTACTAGTAATGATTATATGCCTCCTGAAGTTCCTGCCTTACCAGCATTTAGCTTACAAAGAGCTATTTCGAGTATCATTAGAAGTCGAGGTTTCGACTACTGGACAGGCACAGTATATACCACCAATAGAAGAGTCTGGGAGCATGACAACGAGTTTAAAGATTATTTGAGAGAAACTAGGGCCATGGCCATTGAAATGGAAACTGCAACCATCTTCACTGTTGGATTCCATAATGAAATACCAACGGGAGCTCTTTTACTCATCTCCGATCAACCCATGATTGCTGATGGGGTTAAAACCTCGAAAAGTGACAAATTAATAACAGAAAACTTCGCAGAGAAACATTTAGAAATAGGTATCGCAGCTTTGATGGAAATCAAACATAATAGAACAGCAGTGAAACACCTTAGATTCGATATTTAA
- a CDS encoding type I restriction enzyme HsdR N-terminal domain-containing protein, translating to MSLNRFNLPSKKLRLRQNEGKVEVFDVLRKKWLILTPEEEVRQLFVHYMMEEKKYPAGLLALEYSLKVNSLKRRADVVAFNHFGHPLLLVECKAPSVKIDQKVFDQIARYNLSMKVDYLIVTNGLEHFCCQLDFQNQKYYFLQDIPSYDEIV from the coding sequence ATGAGTTTAAATCGCTTTAACCTTCCATCTAAAAAACTAAGACTTCGTCAGAACGAAGGAAAAGTGGAAGTGTTTGACGTACTTAGAAAAAAGTGGTTGATACTGACTCCTGAGGAAGAGGTTAGACAACTTTTTGTTCATTATATGATGGAAGAAAAGAAATATCCAGCTGGATTATTGGCTCTAGAATATAGTTTGAAAGTAAATTCCTTAAAACGACGTGCCGATGTGGTTGCTTTTAATCACTTTGGTCATCCATTGTTATTGGTAGAATGCAAGGCCCCATCAGTAAAAATAGATCAAAAGGTTTTTGATCAAATTGCACGGTATAATCTAAGTATGAAGGTGGACTACCTTATTGTTACTAATGGCTTAGAGCATTTCTGTTGCCAACTCGATTTTCAAAATCAGAAGTATTATTTTCTCCAGGATATTCCTTCTTATGACGAGATTGTTTAA
- a CDS encoding exopolyphosphatase, with product MLFAAIDIGSNAARLLFANAYDKDGIVKLDKASLIRIPTRLGEDVYNDGIISKEKAKSFIKTMKAFKLLIDVYQPIGYIACATAAMRESKNSEEILSKIKKETGLKIQIIEGRQEAEILRNTNRIIFPTPKHYALFMDVGGGSVELSIEREGKLLKQKSFKVGTLRMLNNKVKNKVWSDMKMWLEEYDSKFHDFHIVGTGGNINRLCKLYGNNDRQELNIGNLEFGYQQLKNMSIEDRISHYGFRPDRADVIVPAAYIYRFVMNTVKASSIFVPRKGLADGLILKQYKEYKRL from the coding sequence ATGCTTTTTGCTGCTATAGATATAGGTTCCAATGCTGCCCGATTATTGTTTGCCAATGCTTACGATAAAGATGGAATAGTGAAATTAGATAAAGCTTCTCTTATCCGCATTCCAACACGATTAGGAGAGGATGTTTATAATGATGGTATTATTAGTAAAGAAAAGGCTAAATCTTTTATTAAAACAATGAAAGCTTTTAAGTTATTGATAGATGTATACCAGCCTATCGGATATATTGCTTGCGCCACAGCGGCCATGAGAGAATCTAAAAATAGTGAAGAGATTTTATCAAAGATTAAAAAAGAAACAGGTCTGAAAATCCAAATTATTGAAGGAAGACAAGAAGCAGAAATTTTAAGAAATACAAACCGAATCATTTTTCCAACACCTAAGCATTATGCTTTGTTTATGGATGTTGGAGGCGGAAGTGTAGAGTTGAGTATTGAAAGAGAAGGTAAGCTGTTGAAACAAAAATCTTTTAAGGTTGGAACATTGAGAATGCTCAACAACAAGGTGAAGAACAAAGTTTGGAGTGATATGAAAATGTGGTTGGAGGAGTACGATTCAAAATTCCATGATTTTCATATCGTAGGAACTGGTGGCAATATTAACCGGCTTTGTAAGTTGTATGGAAATAACGACAGACAAGAGTTGAATATTGGGAATTTAGAATTTGGTTATCAGCAGCTCAAAAATATGAGCATTGAAGACAGAATCTCTCATTATGGCTTTCGTCCTGATAGAGCCGATGTGATTGTACCTGCGGCATATATCTATCGATTTGTGATGAATACAGTTAAAGCCTCTTCTATTTTTGTACCTCGCAAAGGATTGGCTGATGGATTGATTCTGAAACAATATAAAGAGTATAAACGATTGTAA